A genomic segment from Peribacillus sp. ACCC06369 encodes:
- the pgsA gene encoding CDP-diacylglycerol--glycerol-3-phosphate 3-phosphatidyltransferase: MNLPNKITVARICLIPVFLIIMLVPFSWGTLTWGEYSLPVAHLAGAILFIIASTTDWIDGHFARKYNMITDLGKFLDPLADKLLVSAALIVLVDLDLMYGQSWIAIVIISREFAVTGLRLVLAGTGEVVAANQLGKIKTWAQIVSISALLLHNLPFALISLPFANIALWIALIFTIWSGLDYFIKNKEVFVNSK, from the coding sequence TTGAATTTGCCTAATAAGATTACAGTAGCAAGAATCTGTTTAATACCAGTATTTTTAATTATCATGCTCGTACCTTTTTCATGGGGGACGTTGACTTGGGGAGAATACAGTTTGCCAGTGGCGCACCTAGCTGGAGCCATCCTCTTTATTATCGCTTCTACTACGGATTGGATCGATGGCCATTTTGCCAGAAAATATAATATGATTACTGATTTAGGGAAATTTTTAGATCCATTGGCTGATAAGCTTCTGGTTTCGGCTGCCCTAATTGTTTTGGTTGATCTGGATTTAATGTACGGTCAGTCTTGGATTGCCATCGTGATCATAAGTCGTGAGTTTGCCGTGACCGGTTTGCGTTTGGTATTAGCGGGTACAGGCGAAGTCGTTGCAGCGAACCAGCTTGGTAAAATTAAAACATGGGCACAAATCGTTTCCATTTCAGCATTATTGCTGCATAACCTTCCATTTGCCCTCATTTCACTTCCGTTTGCTAATATCGCATTATGGATTGCATTAATCTTTACAATATGGTCAGGTTTGGATTATTTTATAAAAAACAAAGAAGTATTTGTTAATTCTAAGTAA
- a CDS encoding competence/damage-inducible protein A codes for MDAEIIAVGSELLLGQINNTNGRFLSQQFAEMGINVFYHTVVGDNDRRLQQAIEIAESRANLIVFTGGLGPTKDDLTKETIARHIGKKLVFNDEALQSIEAYFQKRERTMTENNKKQALVLEGSEVLANDHGMAPGMVLSKSGITYMLLPGPPSEMEPMFLSYGYESIMNKLEKHERIDSKVLRFYGIGEAELETVIEDLLVNQTNPTIAPLAAEGEVTLRITAKDSSKEKCDELILEAEKEILSRVGKFYYGSDNTSLIKELVKELTVRKLSIAAAESLTGGMFQEQLTTIPGAGKVFKGGIVSYTNDAKSNVLGVSDDTISEHGVVSGECAMEMASNVRKKLDADVGISFTGVAGPDEQEGKPVGTVFIGISYRDGNTHFKELNLSGSRAQNRIRSVKYGCHYLLRDL; via the coding sequence ATGGATGCAGAAATCATTGCAGTGGGCTCAGAGCTTCTTTTAGGACAAATCAATAACACTAATGGAAGATTCTTATCGCAGCAGTTTGCGGAAATGGGGATCAATGTTTTTTACCATACTGTGGTTGGGGATAACGACCGACGATTGCAACAAGCTATAGAAATCGCTGAATCAAGGGCGAACTTGATTGTCTTTACCGGTGGACTCGGTCCTACCAAAGATGATTTAACGAAGGAAACGATTGCTCGCCATATAGGGAAAAAGCTGGTTTTTAATGATGAAGCTTTGCAATCCATTGAAGCTTACTTCCAAAAACGGGAACGGACCATGACGGAAAACAACAAAAAGCAGGCCCTTGTCTTAGAAGGCAGTGAAGTGTTGGCAAACGATCATGGCATGGCACCGGGAATGGTCTTGTCCAAATCCGGGATTACATATATGCTCCTGCCTGGGCCGCCAAGTGAAATGGAGCCGATGTTTTTAAGTTATGGTTATGAATCGATCATGAATAAATTGGAAAAGCATGAACGGATCGATTCCAAGGTTCTTCGGTTTTACGGGATAGGTGAAGCCGAACTGGAAACGGTGATTGAAGATCTCCTTGTCAATCAAACGAATCCGACAATTGCTCCGTTGGCAGCCGAAGGGGAAGTGACGTTAAGGATCACCGCTAAAGACTCTTCTAAAGAAAAATGCGATGAGCTTATTTTAGAAGCGGAAAAAGAAATTCTTAGCAGGGTAGGTAAGTTCTATTATGGAAGTGATAATACTTCGCTAATAAAGGAACTTGTAAAAGAATTGACGGTCCGCAAGCTTTCGATCGCGGCAGCCGAAAGTTTGACCGGAGGGATGTTCCAAGAACAGCTGACAACCATCCCAGGCGCCGGTAAAGTCTTCAAAGGCGGTATTGTCAGCTATACGAATGATGCGAAGTCGAATGTCCTCGGCGTCAGTGATGATACCATCTCCGAGCATGGGGTGGTCAGCGGTGAGTGTGCAATGGAAATGGCCTCTAATGTCCGGAAAAAGCTCGATGCGGATGTAGGCATAAGCTTTACGGGTGTCGCAGGGCCGGATGAACAAGAAGGCAAGCCTGTAGGGACAGTATTTATCGGCATTTCATATCGGGATGGAAACACTCATTTCAAAGAGTTGAACCTTTCCGGAAGCAGGGCGCAGAACCGTATTCGCAGTGTGAAGTACGGATGTCATTACCTATTAAGGGATTTATGA
- the recA gene encoding recombinase RecA, which produces MSDRQAALDMALKQIEKQFGKGSIMKLGEQTDRRISTISSGSLALDVALGVGGYPRGRVIEIYGPESSGKTTVALHAIAEVQKTGGTAAFIDAEHALDPAYSEKLGVNIDELLLSQPDTGEQALEIAEALVRSGAVDIIVIDSVAALVPKAEIEGEMGDSHMGLQARMMSQALRKLSGAINKSNTIAIFINQVREKIGVMFGNPETTPGGRALKFYSTVRLEVRRAEQLKQGNEIVGNKTKIKVVKNKVAPPFRQAEVDIMYGQGISQEGEIIDMGADLDIVLKSGSWYSYNEERVGQGRENAKLFLKENQDIALEISQKIRDHYNLDGEHELPPEENETEEHFELLD; this is translated from the coding sequence GTGAGTGATCGTCAAGCGGCTTTAGATATGGCGTTAAAACAAATTGAAAAACAATTTGGTAAAGGTTCTATTATGAAACTTGGGGAACAGACTGATCGTAGGATTTCAACGATTTCAAGCGGTTCTTTAGCATTGGACGTAGCATTGGGAGTGGGCGGATATCCAAGAGGCCGGGTCATTGAGATATATGGACCTGAAAGCTCTGGTAAAACGACTGTTGCCTTACATGCTATTGCAGAAGTACAAAAAACTGGAGGCACGGCTGCATTCATTGATGCCGAGCATGCTTTAGATCCAGCGTATTCAGAAAAACTTGGTGTGAATATTGATGAGTTACTGCTTTCGCAGCCTGATACTGGTGAACAAGCCTTAGAGATCGCTGAAGCGTTAGTTCGAAGTGGAGCGGTAGATATCATTGTCATTGACTCGGTGGCAGCACTTGTTCCTAAAGCTGAAATAGAAGGCGAAATGGGAGATTCCCATATGGGTCTTCAAGCCCGGATGATGTCTCAGGCACTTAGAAAACTGTCTGGTGCCATTAATAAATCAAATACCATTGCCATTTTCATTAACCAAGTACGTGAAAAAATCGGTGTTATGTTTGGAAATCCAGAAACGACTCCGGGAGGCCGGGCATTGAAGTTCTATTCAACAGTTCGTCTGGAAGTGCGTCGTGCGGAACAATTAAAACAAGGTAATGAAATCGTCGGTAATAAAACCAAAATCAAAGTTGTAAAAAACAAAGTTGCTCCACCATTCCGTCAAGCAGAAGTTGACATCATGTATGGTCAAGGGATTTCCCAGGAAGGTGAAATCATCGATATGGGTGCAGATCTTGATATCGTCCTTAAAAGCGGATCGTGGTACTCATACAATGAAGAGCGTGTCGGACAAGGCCGCGAAAATGCGAAGCTGTTCTTGAAAGAAAATCAGGATATCGCTCTGGAAATTTCTCAGAAAATCAGGGATCACTATAATCTTGATGGAGAGCATGAATTACCACCAGAAGAAAATGAAACAGAAGAGCATTTTGAATTACTTGATTAA
- the rny gene encoding ribonuclease Y yields the protein MEPMTIIFTLLGLIVGAVVGYFIHKSKFESKIAGAKGSAEHILEDAKREAEALKKEALLEAKDEIHKVRSDSDRESRERRNELQKQENRLLQREENLDRKDETLDKRESLLEKKEDSLNQRQQHIEEMESKVDETVRKQQTELERVSGLTREEAKAIIIDRMENELAHDVALMIKESDTRAKEEADKKAKEVLSLAIQRCAADHVAETTVSVVNLPNDEMKGRIIGREGRNIRTLETLTGIDLIIDDTPEAVILSGFDPIRRETARLALEKLVQDGRIHPARIEEMVDKARREVDEHIREIGEQTTFEVGVHGLHPDLIKILGRLKFRTSYGQNVLKHSIEVAQLSGLLAAELGEDEVLARRAGLLHDIGKAIDHEVEGSHVEIGVELATKYKEHPTVINSIASHHGDTEPTSIISVLVAAADALSAARPGARSETLENYIRRLEKLEEISESYDGVEKSFAIQAGREVRILVKPEQIDDLSAHRLARDIRKRIEEELDYPGHIKVTVIRETRAVEYAK from the coding sequence ATGGAACCCATGACAATCATCTTCACTTTGCTTGGCCTAATCGTCGGTGCAGTTGTTGGTTATTTTATTCACAAATCAAAATTTGAGAGTAAAATAGCAGGGGCAAAGGGCTCTGCGGAACACATCCTTGAGGATGCAAAACGTGAAGCGGAAGCACTTAAGAAAGAAGCCTTGTTGGAAGCAAAAGATGAAATTCATAAAGTTCGTTCCGATTCGGATCGGGAATCCCGTGAAAGAAGGAACGAATTACAAAAACAAGAAAATCGGTTATTGCAAAGAGAAGAGAATCTGGACCGCAAGGATGAAACGTTAGACAAACGTGAAAGCCTTTTGGAGAAAAAAGAAGATTCTCTAAACCAAAGACAACAGCATATTGAAGAGATGGAAAGCAAAGTGGACGAGACGGTTCGTAAGCAGCAAACAGAGCTTGAACGTGTTTCCGGTTTAACTCGTGAAGAAGCTAAAGCAATCATTATAGACCGAATGGAAAACGAGCTGGCTCACGATGTAGCGCTTATGATTAAAGAAAGTGATACCCGTGCCAAAGAAGAAGCTGATAAAAAAGCAAAAGAAGTTCTTTCTCTTGCCATTCAGCGTTGTGCGGCTGATCATGTTGCAGAAACCACCGTTTCTGTAGTAAATCTTCCAAACGATGAAATGAAAGGACGGATTATCGGACGTGAAGGACGAAATATCCGGACGTTAGAAACGCTAACAGGTATTGACCTTATTATCGATGATACTCCTGAAGCTGTCATTTTATCTGGATTTGATCCAATTAGACGGGAAACGGCACGCTTGGCTCTTGAAAAACTTGTTCAGGACGGACGGATCCATCCGGCTCGAATTGAAGAAATGGTTGACAAAGCAAGACGTGAGGTAGATGAACATATTCGTGAAATTGGTGAACAAACAACTTTTGAAGTTGGAGTTCACGGTCTCCATCCAGATCTCATCAAAATACTAGGGCGTTTGAAGTTCCGTACAAGTTATGGGCAAAACGTACTTAAGCATTCAATTGAAGTGGCCCAGCTTTCAGGTTTACTGGCCGCTGAGCTTGGTGAGGATGAGGTTCTTGCCCGCCGTGCAGGTTTATTGCATGATATTGGGAAAGCGATTGATCATGAAGTGGAAGGCAGTCACGTTGAAATTGGCGTTGAATTAGCAACCAAATATAAAGAGCATCCAACGGTCATTAACAGCATCGCTTCACATCATGGCGATACGGAACCAACTTCCATCATTTCAGTTCTTGTGGCTGCCGCTGATGCATTATCAGCTGCAAGACCAGGTGCTAGAAGTGAAACGCTTGAAAATTACATTAGAAGACTTGAAAAACTTGAGGAAATTTCCGAATCCTATGACGGAGTGGAAAAATCATTTGCGATTCAAGCCGGACGTGAAGTGCGGATTCTAGTGAAACCAGAACAAATCGATGATCTTTCGGCTCATCGACTCGCACGTGATATCCGAAAAAGGATTGAAGAAGAGCTCGATTATCCAGGTCATATAAAAGTTACGGTCATCCGTGAAACAAGAGCAGTCGAATACGCCAAATAA
- a CDS encoding TIGR00282 family metallophosphoesterase — MKLLFIGDVVGSPGRDMIQEYLPKLKEKYRPHITVINGENAASGRGITEKIYRSFLEWGAQAVTMGNHTWDNRDIFNFIDDAKYLVRPANFPDGAPGEGMKFLKLNQQEIAVINLQARTFMPDLDCPFKKAVELVAEAQKRTPIIFVDFHGEATSEKQAMGWFLDGKVTAVVGTHTHVQTADNRILPAGTAYISDVGMTGPYDGILGMDRGAVIHRFLTSLPVRFEVPKEGRTLLSGVLLEIDDKTGSAKKIERILINEDHPFYN; from the coding sequence ATGAAATTGTTATTTATTGGAGATGTAGTGGGGTCTCCTGGACGTGACATGATCCAAGAATACCTTCCTAAGTTAAAAGAAAAGTATCGTCCGCATATCACGGTAATCAATGGGGAAAATGCTGCAAGTGGCCGGGGAATTACAGAAAAGATTTACCGCAGTTTTTTAGAGTGGGGAGCGCAGGCGGTGACCATGGGAAACCATACATGGGATAATCGCGACATTTTTAATTTTATTGATGATGCGAAATATCTCGTCCGTCCAGCGAATTTTCCAGATGGAGCACCAGGAGAAGGAATGAAATTTTTAAAATTGAATCAGCAGGAAATAGCGGTCATCAATTTGCAAGCTAGAACATTCATGCCGGATTTGGACTGTCCGTTCAAAAAGGCGGTAGAACTAGTGGCGGAGGCTCAAAAAAGGACACCAATCATTTTTGTCGATTTTCATGGAGAAGCTACAAGTGAAAAGCAAGCTATGGGGTGGTTCCTGGATGGTAAGGTTACAGCCGTTGTTGGTACACACACACACGTCCAGACAGCCGATAACCGTATTTTACCTGCGGGCACCGCTTACATATCAGATGTAGGCATGACAGGACCGTATGATGGCATCCTTGGTATGGACAGAGGGGCAGTCATTCATCGGTTCTTAACTAGCCTCCCTGTCCGTTTCGAAGTGCCTAAAGAGGGGCGGACCCTATTAAGTGGAGTTCTCCTTGAAATTGATGATAAAACTGGCAGTGCTAAAAAAATAGAAAGAATTTTGATTAACGAAGATCACCCCTTTTATAATTGA
- the spoVS gene encoding stage V sporulation protein SpoVS, with protein MEILKVSAKSNPNSVAGALAGVLRERGAAEIQAIGAGALNQAVKAVAIARGFVAPSGVDLICIPAFTDILIDGEERTAIKLIIEPR; from the coding sequence ATGGAAATATTAAAAGTTTCAGCAAAATCTAATCCTAATTCTGTAGCAGGCGCACTAGCGGGAGTGCTCAGGGAAAGAGGGGCAGCCGAAATACAAGCAATCGGTGCAGGTGCGTTAAATCAAGCCGTCAAGGCAGTAGCAATCGCAAGAGGGTTTGTCGCACCTAGTGGAGTTGACTTGATTTGTATTCCTGCCTTTACAGATATACTTATTGACGGCGAAGAGAGAACGGCAATAAAGCTAATCATTGAACCAAGATAA
- a CDS encoding dipeptidase — translation MAIFDAHCDVLMKMFIDPDITFLDSDKLHITKRGLLDQGGKVQCFAIYIPEKVHPDMRFQAALAMVDLFHEKILSEPEMKFIKTKADIDSLKEKEIGAVLTLEGCDCIGNDLLKLKTLIHLGVSSVGLTWNYANLVADGALESRGGGLTGFGAEVVALLNEKSIWCDLSHLSEAGFWDTLKLAKFPIASHSNAYHLCSNPRNLKDGQIKALLQKNGVIGVTFVPQFLSNGDSASIKDILKHIEHICNLGGERQIGLGSDFDGIDHMVEELMSYKDYHNLINELNRLYSSEFVKGLLFGNFTRNFPLK, via the coding sequence TTGGCAATTTTTGATGCACATTGTGATGTGTTGATGAAGATGTTCATAGATCCGGATATTACTTTTTTGGATAGTGATAAATTACATATAACGAAGCGGGGATTATTGGATCAAGGAGGAAAAGTCCAATGTTTTGCAATATATATTCCTGAAAAAGTACACCCTGATATGAGATTTCAAGCGGCTTTGGCAATGGTGGATCTTTTTCATGAAAAGATTTTATCAGAGCCGGAAATGAAATTTATAAAAACCAAGGCAGATATCGATTCTCTAAAAGAAAAGGAAATAGGTGCGGTGCTAACTTTGGAGGGGTGCGATTGCATTGGAAATGATTTGTTGAAACTTAAAACCTTAATTCATCTTGGAGTGTCCTCAGTAGGTCTAACTTGGAATTACGCCAACTTGGTAGCTGATGGTGCATTAGAATCAAGAGGCGGCGGATTGACAGGGTTTGGAGCGGAGGTGGTGGCGCTTTTGAATGAGAAGTCAATTTGGTGTGATTTATCCCATTTATCTGAAGCTGGATTTTGGGACACCCTAAAACTGGCAAAATTCCCAATTGCCTCACATTCGAATGCCTATCATCTTTGTTCGAATCCGCGAAATTTGAAAGACGGCCAGATAAAAGCCCTTTTACAAAAAAATGGAGTGATAGGGGTAACCTTTGTCCCTCAATTTCTATCAAATGGTGATTCGGCTTCGATAAAGGATATCTTGAAACATATAGAGCATATATGCAATTTGGGCGGGGAAAGACAAATTGGATTAGGCTCTGACTTTGATGGAATCGATCATATGGTAGAAGAATTAATGTCATATAAGGATTATCATAACCTTATCAATGAACTGAACAGGCTTTATTCAAGTGAGTTTGTAAAAGGCCTCCTTTTTGGTAATTTCACTCGTAATTTTCCGCTTAAATAG
- a CDS encoding 2-oxoacid:acceptor oxidoreductase subunit alpha, protein MINQLSWKVGGQQGEGIESTGEIFCIALNRLGYYLYGYRHFSSRIKGGHTNNKIRVSTTETRAISDDLDILVAFDQETIDVNYKELHEGGIIIADAKFKPVCPEDTKAELYIVPFTEIAAELGTSLMKNMVAIGATCAVLGMEISVFNDVVDEIFGRKGEEIVKKNMDAITAGYKAMEVMLGEKLGAMELEKADGQKRLFMIGNDAIALGAVAGGCRFMAAYPITPASEIMEYLIKKLPQLGGTVIQTEDEIAAATMAIGANYGGVRAITASAGPGLSLKMEAIGLAGITETPIVIVDTQRGGPSTGLPTKQEQSDLMAMIYGTHGEIPKIVMAPSTVEEAFYDTAEAFNLAEEYQCPVIILSDLQLSLGKQTVQPLDYGKVEIRRGKLVDFEIEEDENKSYFKRYEVTEDGVSPRVVPGMKNGIHHVTGVEHDETGRPSETALNRKVQMDKRMRKLNNLTNTFHTPVYKNTPHEEADLLILGFNSTRGTIDEAIGRLETDGMKVNHAQIRLIHPFPADEVLSLVQSAKKVVVIENNATGQLANIIKMNVGHVNKIKSILKYDGNPFLPHEIHTQCKEMFEYGNV, encoded by the coding sequence ATGATCAATCAACTTTCATGGAAAGTTGGCGGACAACAAGGTGAAGGTATTGAAAGTACAGGAGAAATATTCTGTATTGCCCTCAATCGCTTAGGTTATTACTTGTATGGCTACCGTCATTTCTCATCCCGAATCAAGGGTGGACACACGAATAACAAAATTCGTGTAAGTACTACGGAAACTCGTGCTATCTCTGATGATTTAGACATCTTAGTTGCTTTTGACCAAGAAACAATTGACGTCAATTATAAAGAATTACATGAAGGTGGCATCATAATCGCAGATGCAAAATTCAAACCTGTCTGCCCAGAAGATACAAAGGCAGAATTATATATTGTTCCATTTACGGAAATAGCAGCGGAATTAGGAACATCATTAATGAAAAATATGGTCGCTATCGGTGCGACATGTGCTGTTCTGGGAATGGAAATTTCCGTATTCAACGATGTGGTTGATGAAATATTCGGCCGTAAAGGTGAAGAAATCGTTAAGAAGAATATGGATGCCATTACTGCTGGCTACAAAGCAATGGAAGTGATGCTTGGAGAAAAACTGGGCGCAATGGAGCTGGAAAAGGCAGACGGCCAAAAACGATTGTTCATGATCGGAAACGATGCTATCGCTTTAGGCGCAGTTGCAGGCGGTTGCCGCTTCATGGCAGCTTACCCGATTACTCCGGCCTCGGAAATTATGGAATACCTAATTAAAAAACTTCCTCAATTGGGTGGGACGGTCATACAGACTGAAGATGAAATCGCAGCAGCTACAATGGCGATTGGTGCAAACTATGGTGGTGTACGTGCCATCACAGCTTCAGCTGGACCTGGACTTTCATTGAAAATGGAAGCGATTGGTCTAGCGGGCATTACCGAGACGCCAATTGTCATTGTCGATACTCAACGTGGCGGTCCATCTACAGGACTTCCTACAAAACAGGAGCAATCCGATTTAATGGCCATGATTTATGGTACACATGGTGAAATTCCTAAAATCGTCATGGCTCCGAGTACAGTCGAGGAAGCTTTTTATGATACGGCAGAAGCATTCAACCTTGCAGAGGAATATCAATGTCCAGTTATCATTTTATCCGACTTACAGCTATCACTAGGTAAACAGACGGTTCAGCCGCTTGATTACGGAAAAGTGGAGATAAGACGCGGTAAATTGGTGGACTTTGAAATTGAAGAGGATGAAAACAAATCATACTTCAAGCGTTATGAAGTAACTGAAGACGGGGTTTCCCCACGTGTAGTTCCTGGAATGAAAAATGGAATTCACCATGTTACAGGTGTTGAACATGATGAAACGGGCAGACCTTCTGAAACGGCTTTGAATCGTAAAGTGCAAATGGATAAACGGATGCGTAAGCTTAATAATCTTACAAACACATTCCATACGCCAGTATACAAAAACACACCGCATGAAGAAGCGGATTTATTAATTCTTGGTTTTAACTCAACACGCGGGACGATTGATGAAGCAATCGGCCGGTTAGAAACGGATGGAATGAAAGTGAATCATGCGCAAATCCGGTTGATACATCCTTTCCCAGCTGATGAAGTCCTATCATTGGTGCAAAGTGCCAAGAAAGTAGTAGTTATTGAAAATAATGCGACTGGACAATTGGCTAATATTATCAAGATGAATGTCGGACATGTTAATAAAATTAAAAGCATCCTAAAATATGATGGCAACCCATTCCTCCCGCATGAAATTCACACACAATGCAAGGAGATGTTCGAATATGGCAACGTTTAA
- a CDS encoding 2-oxoacid:ferredoxin oxidoreductase subunit beta, translating into MATFKEFRNDVKPNWCPGCGDFSVQAAMQRAAANVGLEPENLAVVSGIGCSGRISGYIKSYGFHGIHGRSLPIAQGVKMANRELTVIASGGDGDGFAIGMGHTIHAIRRNIDITYIVMDNQIYGLTKGQTSPRSAAGFKTKSTPEGSIEQSVSPMELALSAGATFVAQSFSTDLKDLTAIIEAGINHKGFSFINVFSPCVTYNKINTYDWFKQNLTKLNTIEGYDSSNKEQAMQTLMKHDGLVTGIIYQDSSRPSYQELVPGYAEEALNKSDLTLDQAHFDKLVEEFM; encoded by the coding sequence ATGGCAACGTTTAAAGAGTTTCGTAATGATGTAAAACCTAACTGGTGTCCTGGCTGCGGTGATTTCTCCGTTCAGGCTGCCATGCAGCGTGCGGCAGCAAATGTAGGATTGGAGCCGGAGAATTTGGCTGTAGTTTCCGGTATCGGCTGTTCAGGGCGTATATCCGGTTACATCAAGTCATATGGTTTCCACGGAATCCATGGCCGTTCACTGCCAATTGCCCAGGGAGTGAAAATGGCCAACCGTGAATTGACCGTTATAGCTTCTGGCGGTGACGGAGATGGATTTGCAATCGGGATGGGACACACCATTCATGCGATCCGTCGTAATATCGACATTACTTATATTGTCATGGATAACCAAATTTATGGATTGACAAAAGGCCAGACTTCTCCTAGGTCCGCTGCTGGATTTAAAACGAAATCCACTCCAGAAGGATCAATAGAACAGTCTGTTTCACCTATGGAATTAGCATTGTCAGCTGGCGCTACGTTTGTAGCCCAAAGCTTTTCCACTGACTTAAAAGACCTGACGGCGATCATTGAAGCAGGGATAAACCATAAAGGATTCTCCTTTATCAATGTTTTCTCTCCATGCGTAACTTATAATAAGATCAATACGTATGATTGGTTTAAACAAAACTTAACTAAATTGAACACGATTGAAGGCTATGATTCATCGAATAAAGAACAGGCGATGCAGACTTTGATGAAACATGACGGCCTTGTGACAGGGATTATTTATCAAGACTCTTCACGTCCTTCGTACCAGGAATTAGTGCCGGGTTATGCTGAAGAAGCGTTAAATAAATCAGATCTTACACTGGATCAAGCACATTTTGATAAGCTTGTTGAAGAATTTATGTAA
- the tdh gene encoding L-threonine 3-dehydrogenase, with protein sequence MRGKMKAVVKHHRGFGAQLQVVDIPDIRDDEVLIRVKLTSICGTDIHIFTWDKWSQGRVNPPYVFGHEFAGEVIEIGASVSNVSVGDCVSAETHIVCGTCRQCLTGQFHICKKTNIIGVDKQGCFAEYIALPAKNLWKNPNDMPLDIATIQEPMGNAVHSVLAGEVLGKTVAIIGCGPIGLMAVAVAKAAGADKVIALDINDYRLQLAKKMGATDLIHSIKQNPLEITKGLTNGDGVDVVCEMSGNPIAIEQGFKMATNGGRISILSLPSQPVTLNITDDIVFKGLIVQGITGRKMFSTWQQVSSLLGSGKVDVKPMITHRFPLSDFEKGFELMIKGQCGKVLLIP encoded by the coding sequence TTGAGAGGGAAAATGAAAGCAGTGGTCAAACATCACCGAGGTTTTGGGGCACAATTACAAGTTGTGGATATTCCAGATATTCGTGATGACGAAGTCTTGATTCGAGTGAAATTGACCTCGATCTGTGGAACGGATATTCATATTTTCACCTGGGATAAATGGTCGCAGGGAAGAGTGAATCCGCCATACGTATTTGGACACGAATTTGCTGGGGAAGTAATCGAGATAGGGGCAAGTGTGAGCAATGTTTCAGTTGGTGATTGTGTATCTGCCGAAACACATATAGTTTGCGGTACATGCAGGCAGTGCTTAACCGGACAATTCCATATTTGTAAAAAAACCAACATTATCGGTGTCGATAAACAAGGGTGCTTTGCAGAGTATATAGCTCTGCCCGCCAAAAATCTATGGAAAAATCCAAATGATATGCCACTCGATATCGCTACCATCCAAGAACCGATGGGAAATGCCGTCCATTCAGTGCTTGCTGGCGAGGTACTGGGTAAAACGGTGGCCATAATCGGCTGTGGTCCAATTGGGCTTATGGCAGTTGCTGTAGCGAAGGCTGCAGGTGCTGATAAAGTAATCGCTCTTGATATTAATGATTATCGACTTCAGCTTGCCAAAAAGATGGGGGCTACAGACCTCATTCATTCAATTAAACAGAATCCACTGGAAATCACGAAAGGTCTGACAAATGGGGATGGAGTGGATGTGGTTTGCGAAATGAGCGGTAATCCGATAGCTATCGAACAAGGGTTTAAGATGGCGACAAACGGTGGAAGGATATCAATTCTAAGTCTGCCGTCTCAGCCCGTCACTCTTAATATAACGGATGATATTGTATTCAAGGGTCTTATTGTCCAAGGGATAACCGGAAGGAAAATGTTTTCAACCTGGCAACAGGTTTCCAGTCTGCTTGGAAGTGGCAAGGTTGATGTAAAACCAATGATTACACACCGTTTTCCGCTAAGCGATTTTGAGAAGGGATTTGAACTGATGATCAAAGGTCAGTGTGGTAAGGTGCTTCTGATACCTTAA